The following is a genomic window from Arthrobacter sp. NicSoilB4.
GACACGCCGGATGCGGAGGACACATCGCCGAGGGTGAGGTTCCGTTCCGTGCGGAGGGCCCGAAGCCGGGGGCCGACCGCCCCGAGCACATCGTCAAGTTCATCTGCCATGCCCCCACTTTGCCATAACGGCAATCATGTTTGTCAAAATTCGTTCATGCGGGGAAAGCTGGTGTAACCGCCCAAAGGCGCTGGCGGCGAACACTCAGGACGCGACGAAGGACAAACCACATGGACCCCACACGGTATGACGTTGTAATAGTCGGCGGCGGCGCTGCGGGACTCAGCGCGGCCACGACGCTGGGCCGGGCGCTGCGCTCTGTGCTGGTCATCGATTCCGGAACTCCACGCAACGCACCCGCGGCGGGTGTGCACGGGTACCTTTCAAGGGACGGAATGAACCCCCGGGAACTCCTGTCCATCGGACGCAGCGAAGTGCGCTCCTACGGAGGAACGGTCATTGACGGCGATGCCGTTTCGGCACGTCGGACCCACGATGGATTCGAGGTGGTTCTCGGAGACGCCCGCCGGTTCTCCGGCAGGCGCCTCCTCGTCACCACCGGCCTGACAGACGGGCTGCCTCCCATCGACGGGCTGCGGGAGCAATGGGGAAAGGGCGTTGTGCACTGCCCCTACTGCCATGGCTGGGAAATCCGCGGGCAACGGATCGGGGTTCTGGGCACCGGCCCGCTGTCCGTCCACCAGGCACTGCTGTTCAGGCAGTGGTCCCAGGATGTCACCCTCTTCCTCAACGACAGTGTGGAGCCCACCGACGAGGAATGGGATAAGCTCGCCGCCCGGTCCATCACGGTCGTCGACGGGGCTGTGGCTTCCGTCGACGCGGTCGACGGCGTCCTCACGGGGCTCACGCTCCGCCAGGGCACCTCGTTCGACGTCGAGGCCTTGGCTGTCGGAACACGGATGGAGGCCAGATCCGAGCTTCTGGAATCACTCGGGCTAACGTCTCAGGTCCACCCGTCCGGGGCCGGAGACTTCATCGAGACCGACGCCATGGGTGCGACCGCCGTCCCCGGGGTGTACGCAGCGGGAAATGTCTCCAACCTCATGGCCCAAGTGATCACCGCCGCGGCCGAGGGGGTTATGGCCGGCGCAAGGATCAACGCCGACCTCATCGAAGAGGAAACCCGGTGGGCCGTTGAGGGGCACTTCGGACCCTTCTCGGCCACCGCGGAAGCAGCCGTCTCCAGCACCGTGCTGGACCACCGACGCCATGGCATCGATGATGGGCAGAACGCCGCCGGCCCGGGTCCTGCCACCACAGCAGGAAGATGACGAGCATGGATCACCAGCTCCACCAGACGCGGGACCACGACCACCGGCGGCCTGGCAGCCATGACCAGCACCGCGTCCTCGACCTCGATGCCGAAGTCTTCGGCGGGCACCTCGAAGCCGTCCTGGACCTGGCCGGGGTGCCAGCTGCGCGCAGCATCGTTGACCTTGGCGCCGGCACCGGCGCAGGCAGCCGGCTGCTGCGCGGGCGGTTCCCTGACGCCGCGGTGACGTGCGTCGACAACGACCCGCAGATGCTCGAGCTGCTGCGCGGGCAGGGCTTCGCCGCGGTCGAGTCCGACCTCGACGGCGGCTTCCCTGCACTCGCCGGGGCGCCGGCTGACCTGGTGTGGGCTTCGTCCTCGCTGCACCACGTCGCCCACCCTGCCCGGCTCCTGTCGGGGGTCCGCCGGGCACTTGCGCCGCGTGGGGTCCTGGTCGTCGTCGAGCTCGCCGCCCTGCCCCGATTCCTGAGTTATCCGCCCGATGCGCTGCTGGAGGAGCGCTGCCATGCCGCTGCGGCGGCCGAGGGGTGGAACCACCACCCGGACTGGACGCCGGTCATCGAGGCCGCCGGGTTCTGCGTCGCCCGGTCCGAGGTAGCAGCCGTCGCACCCGTGGCCGCGGCCGCGCGGGAGTACGCCCGGCAGTGGTTCGGGCGCTTCGCGCACCTGGCGGCCCTGACCGCGGACGACCGCGACGCCGTCGAGGACCTGCTGGAACGGTTCCCCGACGGCGTCGGGCTGGAACCCCGCGCCACCCGGACCGTCTGGGTGGCCACCCCAGATCAGGACCAGAAGCGGCCTGAGCACATCCCGACGCAGAACGGAACACCCAGGAGCCGGCACAACGCAGTTTCAGGGGCCAGCGGTCTGAGGCCCGTGCCCGGGGTGCGTCCAGAGAGTAGATTGTTCACATCCGCTGATCTTTCGGGGTCCGGCGGATCAACGCGACGGGCACGTGGACAAGGATCCGGATGAGCCGGCCGTACCGCATCGACACACACCAGCACATCGTTCCGCCGGGCTACGCACACTGGATGCACGACAAGGGCATCCGGTCCGGCGGCTTAAGTCTGCCGTCGTGGTCCGAACGTTCAGCGATGAAGTTCATGGACAGGCACGACGTGCAGACCGGCATCCTGTCCCTGTCCACGCCCGGAGTGTATTTCGGGGACGCAGTGGAGACGCGGCAGTGGGCGCGGGAGGTCAACGAATACAGTGCCGGGGTGGTGGCCGGGCGGCCAGAGCGGTTTGGTTTCTTCGCGACCCTTACGCTGCCGGACGTGGAAGGTGCCCTCGCGGAAGCCCGGTACGCTCTGGACACCCTGCTCGCGGACGGAATCGTGCTGCTGGCCAACAACGACGGACGCTACCTGGGCGATCCGGGCTTCGAGCCTTTGCTGGAGTTTCTGCACCACCGCCGGGCCGTAGTGTTCATCCATCCCGGCGAACTGCCCGTGCCGGCGGTACCGGGCATACCCGCTTTCGCCGCGGATTTCCTGCTCGATACCACCCGCACTGCTCTCAGCCTGATCCTGTCCGGTGCGATGGAGAAGTATTCGGGAATCAAGTTCATCCTCGCCCACGCGGGCGGCTTCGTGCCTTACATCGCCTACAGGATCCTGCTGACGATGCTTAGCAATAGGGACCTGGCTCTCAGCGCGCTGGCGGCGCTGACCGATAAGGAGCAGTCCGTCCTGCGGCGGTTTTATTACGACGTCGCGCTGTCCGCCAGCCCGTCGGCGCTGCCCAGCCTGCTCGAGGTCGCCGATCCTGGCCGCATCACATACGGCACTGACTTCCCGTTTGCCCCGTCACCGGGGATCGATTTCCTGAACGCGCAGTACGAGCGTTACCCGATGGCCACCTCCTTGCGCGCGTCGATAGACCGCGGCAATGCCGAGGCGCTGTTTCCCCGCCTCAAGCCTGCACAAGGCGCCGGCCCGGACCAAGCTACGTAGAGGGAACGAGCCTGAAGACGTAGCGGGCGGCCGGGCCACTGCCGGGGTCCATCTTGAAATCTGCTCCCTCGGTGCCCAGCTGCACGGTCGCTTCAAAGATGTCCCCGTTGCAGTCAACCTGCACAGGGGCGAGACCTTCGTCGCCCGCCCAGGTGGATACGGACAACCCGGCCTTGGGTGGTCCCTCGCACAGGAAGTGCAGGTCGTAAGTGCCAGGTTCAGCAGAGGTCCCAAAGCCGGTGGGAGCATCCGAAGCAGTGAAACCACGCAGCTCTCCCTTGAGCTCGGGCTGCAGCTTCTGCGAAGCCCACTCGGACAAATCTTCCAGCGCTGACATCTGCGGGTCAGTATTGGGCCCGAGAGTAAGACCGGCTGCGGCCGGCCTCCCCGATGCCGGGACCGCACTGATGGTGATGGGACCGCCGGTATGCCTGAGGAATCGCTCCAGTGTGGCGTCGCACTTGAATTCCGTAGCCTCCGGAAGTCCCTCGTCGCCTCTGACAAACGTCAACCTGGCGCCGTACACGCCTGCGCAGGCGCCGGTGACCGTATAGTCCCCGGGGGCAAGGACCAGGGACAGCTTTCCAGCGGGCTCTGCTTCCGACGGCATACCGGGGTCCGTTGGCGATGCATCCAGCAGCCGGGCCACTTCATCGATGTTTTCCCCGAGCGTGCGGGGCGGCGCCGTAGCTTGTTGGGAAGATTGAGCCGGCCCCTCATCCGGGCTGCCATACTCGCACCCGGCCAGCGGGACAAGAAGTGCGGTCACAACAAACAGGACTCGTCCGTGCTGAGTCC
Proteins encoded in this region:
- a CDS encoding methyltransferase gives rise to the protein MDHQLHQTRDHDHRRPGSHDQHRVLDLDAEVFGGHLEAVLDLAGVPAARSIVDLGAGTGAGSRLLRGRFPDAAVTCVDNDPQMLELLRGQGFAAVESDLDGGFPALAGAPADLVWASSSLHHVAHPARLLSGVRRALAPRGVLVVVELAALPRFLSYPPDALLEERCHAAAAAEGWNHHPDWTPVIEAAGFCVARSEVAAVAPVAAAAREYARQWFGRFAHLAALTADDRDAVEDLLERFPDGVGLEPRATRTVWVATPDQDQKRPEHIPTQNGTPRSRHNAVSGASGLRPVPGVRPESRLFTSADLSGSGGSTRRARGQGSG
- a CDS encoding amidohydrolase family protein — protein: MSRPYRIDTHQHIVPPGYAHWMHDKGIRSGGLSLPSWSERSAMKFMDRHDVQTGILSLSTPGVYFGDAVETRQWAREVNEYSAGVVAGRPERFGFFATLTLPDVEGALAEARYALDTLLADGIVLLANNDGRYLGDPGFEPLLEFLHHRRAVVFIHPGELPVPAVPGIPAFAADFLLDTTRTALSLILSGAMEKYSGIKFILAHAGGFVPYIAYRILLTMLSNRDLALSALAALTDKEQSVLRRFYYDVALSASPSALPSLLEVADPGRITYGTDFPFAPSPGIDFLNAQYERYPMATSLRASIDRGNAEALFPRLKPAQGAGPDQAT
- a CDS encoding NAD(P)/FAD-dependent oxidoreductase; this translates as MDPTRYDVVIVGGGAAGLSAATTLGRALRSVLVIDSGTPRNAPAAGVHGYLSRDGMNPRELLSIGRSEVRSYGGTVIDGDAVSARRTHDGFEVVLGDARRFSGRRLLVTTGLTDGLPPIDGLREQWGKGVVHCPYCHGWEIRGQRIGVLGTGPLSVHQALLFRQWSQDVTLFLNDSVEPTDEEWDKLAARSITVVDGAVASVDAVDGVLTGLTLRQGTSFDVEALAVGTRMEARSELLESLGLTSQVHPSGAGDFIETDAMGATAVPGVYAAGNVSNLMAQVITAAAEGVMAGARINADLIEEETRWAVEGHFGPFSATAEAAVSSTVLDHRRHGIDDGQNAAGPGPATTAGR